Genomic window (Roseivirga sp. 4D4):
CATTTTATCGTTCACCAATCGAACACTTGAAGGTCCGCTAGACCATAGTATTCTCAATATTTCTAATTCTGAATCTGTAGGCTTCGTCATATTGGTTTTATCTTATCTACGACATCTTTCGTACTTCAATTATATACGAACAGATTCGTACTTCCAAATTTATTACGAAGTATTTCGTAGACAATTTTACCTTTTAACTTTCTTTAAGAATTGTAGTTTTGATTGTTAATGTCAGATCCCAAAAAGAAGTCTGGAAAAAGCGAAGAGCTCGGCTTTGGCCAGAAGGCCTACACTAAAACCACGCGTTTGATCTCCCAAAATGGGGAATTCAATGTAGAAAAAGATGGTCTTCACTTTTGGCAATCATTCGATATATATCACGAGCTGATCTCCATGAAGTGGTGGAATTTTGTTGGGGTAATTACGCTGGCGTTCTTTTTTGCTAATCTGATTTTTGCTGTCCTATACTATATCTCCGGAATTGATAGTATTGCTGGTCACGAAGCAAAACCGGGCATAGACCATTTTATTAACTCATTTTATTTCAGTACGCAGAGTATCACAACGGTTGGTTTTGGTAAGCTGTACCCCAACTCAAATGCTGCCAGTATTTTAGCTGCCATCGAGTCTTTTATAGGCCTGTTGGGTTTTGCACTCGCCACTGGTTTGATGTTCGCTCGCTTCTCTAGACCAGGCAGAAACCTAATCTACAGCGACAAAGCGGTCATCGCTCCTTATCGGGGCATCAATGGCCTTATGTTCCGCTTTTCCAATGGCAATAAGAACCAATTAATTGAGGCTGAGGTAGATTTCGTGATCTCTTATTGGCACCCCAAGGACAACAGGCGAGTTTTTAAAAGCGTGAATCTGGAACGGAAAAAAATTAACTTCTTTTCCATGACCTGGACCATCGTACACCCAATTGACGAGAAGAGCCCTATTTATGGTTGGGATGAATCAGATTTCAAGCAAAGGCAGGTCGAAATCATTGTTATGTTTAAGGCCTTTGACGATACCTATGTACGCCAGGTTTACGATCGTATGAGCTATATCGCGGATGAAATAGAATGGGGCAAAAAATTCGTGCAGATTTACAACAGCGCTGGTAATGGTAAAATCAAAGTTGACATGGAAAAGCTGAGTGCGATCGAACCCGCTCAATTAAATTAACCTTCCATCCCTATTTTTTTGACCTCAGTGTATTAGTCATTGGTTATCAATGAGTCAATTCTAATTTCAATAGTCTGATTAAAGTCATCGCTATGAAATTAAAGCATAACATTTTCAAAATCTGTGGCATTTGCCTTATTGCCACCTGGCTATATGTGGTCCCTGCTCAAGCACAAGAGGGCTACCAGAGGCCACCTGAAGTCATTGCCAAGTTAATAGATGCACCTTCCACTCCTTCTGTGAGCATGGACTCGAAAGGAGAATGGATGCTCTTAATGGAACGTCCGGGTTACCCCAGTATCGAAGAGGTTGCAGCTCCTGAATTGCGGATCGGGGGAACTCGAATTAACCCAGCAACCAATGGCCGAAGTCGTAGAACCTTTATGACTGGGCTGAAACTAAAGAGTATGGACTCGGGAGAGGAGTTTGTCTTTAGTGGGCTTCCTGCCAAACCACAAATAGGCAATGTGGGTTGGTCGATGGATGAAAGCAAAATTGCATTTACCCACACTACTGCTGACGGTATTGAACTATGGGTTGCCGATATAAAGACCAAATCTGCTAAACGCCTGGTAGGCGCCATCATTAATAATGCCTATGTATCAGCCTATGACTGGATGCCAGATAACGAACACCTGATCGTAAGCACCATTGTAGAAGGCAGAGGTGAAGCTCCAACTAAACCTAGAGCACCAAAAGGCCCTGTGTTGCAAGAAACTTCGGGTGCTGAGGCTCCTTCAAGAACCTATCAGGATTTACTCAAAAATTCTCATGACGAGCGCCTATTTGAATACTATACGACTGTACAGTTAAGAAGAGTTGACTTAAATGGCAAGGCCACCATGGTTGGTAAGCCCAGCATTATCAAAAGCTTCAACCCATCTCCTGACGGGAAATATATGTTGACCCAAACCATCCAAAAGCCATTTTCATATTTGGTACCAGCATCCAGGTTCCCATTTAATTATGAAGTATGGGACACCAATGGTAATCTGGTAAAGGTTATGGCGGAGATTAATCTAGACGAAGTAAGGCCAAAAGGTTTTGATGCTACCCGCTTAGGGCCTAGAAGCATGACTTGGAGGGCTGACAAACCTGCTACACTCTATTGGGCAGAGGCGCAAGACGGAGGCGACCCGAAAGCTGAAGTAACAGAAAGAGATGTGGTTTACATGGCATCAGCGCCTTTCGACCAAGCGCCAACAAAATTGGCAGGAACCTCACTTCGTTACTCAGGTATTACTTGGGGAGACGATTCCAGAGCCATCCTAAACGAGAACTGGTGGGCAAAAAGACTTGATAAAAGAACGCTAATAGATCCGTCAAAGCCTGGAAAAGAAGGTACCGTAATCATCGATCGTAGTACTACCGATAGTTATAACGATCCGGGTAGGCCGATGATGAAAAAGACCAAGTATGGAACCTATACCATGATGTTTGATAAGGATAACCTCTTTATGAACAGCATAGGTGGCTCTTCTGAAGGAAATCGACCCTTCCTAAGCAAATTCAATCTCAAGTCGAAAAAACAAGAAATCCTTTTCCGCTCGGAAGCGCCATACTACGAACGACCGATTGATATTCTGTCTTCCAAAGGAGACAAGATCATTACACTTCGTGAATCAGAGAATGAGCCTCCTAACTATTATGTGAGGAATATTAAGAAGGGAACCATGAAACAGGTGACCGACTTTCCTCATCCACAGCCAGATATGATGGCCGTCAATAAGGAAATCATCAAATATCAACGAGAAGATGGTATTGATTTGACTGCAGTACTATATACTCCATCTGGTTATGACAAAGAAAAGGATGGTCCATTACCGGTATTGATGTGGGCTTATCCTCGTGAATATAAGTCGAAAGCGACAGCTGCTCAGGTTAGAGGTACACCTTACTCATTTACCAGGGTTAGTTCTGGTTCTCCATTGTTCTGGGTGCTGAGAGGTTATGCCGTTATGGCCAACACTGAGTTCCCGATCATCGGAGAGGGAGAAGATGAGCCTAACGATACTTTTAGAGAGCAGTTGGTCATGAATGCTAAAGCAGCTATTGATGCAGTAGCAGAACTTGGAGTAGGTGACAGAAATAGAGTAGGTGTTGGAGGTCATTCATATGGCGCCTTCATGACTGCTAATTTGTTAGCCCATTCAGATCTCTTTGCCGCAGGGATAGCCCGTAGTGGGGCTTATAACAGAACCCTGACTCCCTTTGGCTTCCAGCGTGAGCAACGAACATATTGGGAAGCTCCGGAGTTATACAACTATATGTCCCCATTTATGCATGCAGATAAGGTGAACGAACCGCTGTTGCTTATACATGGAGAGGCTGATAATAACTCGGGTACATTCCCAATTCAGAGTATAAGATATTACAATGCCATCAAAGGGCATGGAGGCACCGCAAGACTTGTTATGCTTCCCGATGAAAGCCATGGGTATCGAGCTAAAGAATCGATACTCCATATGCTTTGGGAAATGGACACCTGGCTTGAAAAATATGTGAAGGATGCCGCAACAAAACCGGAACCTACGAGTATTAACTCTAAAGGAAGGTAGTAACAAACACAATCATTTTGCTAGGGCTCGTTAACGCGAGCCCTTTCTTTTTGGCTGGTTAATAGCCTATTACGATTGACATGATGGAACTTTTATTAAGCTAAACTTATTTATACATGTACGTACATGTTTTTAGCTTAAACATTAACCATTATGAATTCTAAAGTTTTATTAATAGCACGAATCCTATTGGCAATCATTATGCTGGTTTTTGGAGTGAACAAATTTGCTAACTTTTTACCACCACCGGAATTGAACGAAGCAGCTGGCGCTTACTTCGGGGCCATTGCAAGTGCTAACGTGCTGAATGTTATAGGTGTGCTGGAGATTTTGACCGGGCTAGCTTTTATATCCGGAAGATATGTTGCTTTAGCATTAATTATCAATGCTCCCATCGCCTTCAATGCATTCCTATTTCATGCCTCATTAGACCCAGCAGGCATTGGTCCAGCAGCCCTATGGATGGCACTGGTAATTGTAGTATTTATTGGAGTTAAAGATAAATTCTCCGAAGTGCTCAAGGCATAGAAAAATTTATGAACCATTAGAAAGCGCCCAATGGCGCTTTTTTTATGCCCTTTGATCAAAGAGTAGTGGTTAATGTTGAATCAATT
Coding sequences:
- a CDS encoding DoxX family membrane protein; the encoded protein is MNSKVLLIARILLAIIMLVFGVNKFANFLPPPELNEAAGAYFGAIASANVLNVIGVLEILTGLAFISGRYVALALIINAPIAFNAFLFHASLDPAGIGPAALWMALVIVVFIGVKDKFSEVLKA
- a CDS encoding ion channel — protein: MSDPKKKSGKSEELGFGQKAYTKTTRLISQNGEFNVEKDGLHFWQSFDIYHELISMKWWNFVGVITLAFFFANLIFAVLYYISGIDSIAGHEAKPGIDHFINSFYFSTQSITTVGFGKLYPNSNAASILAAIESFIGLLGFALATGLMFARFSRPGRNLIYSDKAVIAPYRGINGLMFRFSNGNKNQLIEAEVDFVISYWHPKDNRRVFKSVNLERKKINFFSMTWTIVHPIDEKSPIYGWDESDFKQRQVEIIVMFKAFDDTYVRQVYDRMSYIADEIEWGKKFVQIYNSAGNGKIKVDMEKLSAIEPAQLN
- a CDS encoding prolyl oligopeptidase family serine peptidase; this encodes MKLKHNIFKICGICLIATWLYVVPAQAQEGYQRPPEVIAKLIDAPSTPSVSMDSKGEWMLLMERPGYPSIEEVAAPELRIGGTRINPATNGRSRRTFMTGLKLKSMDSGEEFVFSGLPAKPQIGNVGWSMDESKIAFTHTTADGIELWVADIKTKSAKRLVGAIINNAYVSAYDWMPDNEHLIVSTIVEGRGEAPTKPRAPKGPVLQETSGAEAPSRTYQDLLKNSHDERLFEYYTTVQLRRVDLNGKATMVGKPSIIKSFNPSPDGKYMLTQTIQKPFSYLVPASRFPFNYEVWDTNGNLVKVMAEINLDEVRPKGFDATRLGPRSMTWRADKPATLYWAEAQDGGDPKAEVTERDVVYMASAPFDQAPTKLAGTSLRYSGITWGDDSRAILNENWWAKRLDKRTLIDPSKPGKEGTVIIDRSTTDSYNDPGRPMMKKTKYGTYTMMFDKDNLFMNSIGGSSEGNRPFLSKFNLKSKKQEILFRSEAPYYERPIDILSSKGDKIITLRESENEPPNYYVRNIKKGTMKQVTDFPHPQPDMMAVNKEIIKYQREDGIDLTAVLYTPSGYDKEKDGPLPVLMWAYPREYKSKATAAQVRGTPYSFTRVSSGSPLFWVLRGYAVMANTEFPIIGEGEDEPNDTFREQLVMNAKAAIDAVAELGVGDRNRVGVGGHSYGAFMTANLLAHSDLFAAGIARSGAYNRTLTPFGFQREQRTYWEAPELYNYMSPFMHADKVNEPLLLIHGEADNNSGTFPIQSIRYYNAIKGHGGTARLVMLPDESHGYRAKESILHMLWEMDTWLEKYVKDAATKPEPTSINSKGR